From the Streptomyces sp. NBC_01216 genome, the window CACGCTCGCGCTCGCGGTGGCGGCCGGGCTGGGGCTCGGCATGGCGCTGCTGCGGATGATCGGCAAGCGGGTCGTGAACTGGTGGGTCTTCCTGCCGATGGTCGGCGTGGGTGCCGGGCTGATCGCGGTCGTGACCCTGCTGAGTCTGCCGCCGCTGTGGCGGCTGATGCGGGCCGACGGCCTGCGGACCGAATAGCCGCCTGAAGAGCGGCCCGAAAGCGGCCCGCGACCGCGTCCGCAGGGGGACGCGGTCGCGGGCGCGGGGGCGGTTCGAGTACCGGGGCCGGTTCAGGTACCGGCGCCCACCACGCGTACCGGAAGGCGTCGCAGGGCTCCGCGCAGCGCCTCGGCCAGCTCCTCGAACTCGCCGTGCCGGGCCGCTCCCGTCCGCATCGCCAGCGCGACTCGCCGGGAGGGCGCCGGATCCAGGAAACTCCCGGTGAACAAGGCGGCGTTGCGGGCCGTCTCCACCCTGACCGCGGTACGCGGGAGCAGGGTCACGCCGAGCCCTCCCGCCACCAGCTGGACCAGGGTGGACAAGCCGGCCGCGGTCGTGGTGACCGGCGCGCCCTCCGTGCGTCCCGCCTCCCGGCAGATGTCCAGGGCCTGGTCACGCAGGCAGTGGCCCTCGTCCAGGAGCAGCAGCCTGAGTTCCTTCAGGGCCGTGCGCGGGAGGTCGTCGCGGCCGGCCAGCGGATGCCCCTCCGGGGTGACGAGCACGAAGTCCTCGTCGAAGAGGGGGAGCTCGGTGACTCCGGGGACACCGAGCGGGACGGCGAGCAGCAGCAGGTCGAGCCGCCCCGCGGCCAGCCCCTCCAGCAGGGAGGAGGTCTGCTCCTCGTGCACCTGGAGGTCGAGTTCCGGATACCGCCGGTGGACGAGGCGCAGCACCGTCGGCAGCAGATAGGGGGCGACCGTCGGGATCACGCCGAGCCGGAGCACGCCGGTGAACGGTGCCTGCGCCGCCTCCGCCTCCTCCATCAGCTCCGCGACCGCGTCCAGGACGGCCCGGGCGCGGACCGCGAGCCGCTCGCCGGCGGGCGAGAGCAGCACCCTGCGCGTCGTACGCTCGAGGAGCTGGACACCGAGTGCCTCTTCGAGAGCCGAAACCGCGCCCGAGAGCGCCGGCTGGCTCATGCCGATCGCCGCCGCCGCGTCCCGGAAGTGCAGATGGTCCGCGACCGCGGCGAATGCTCTGAGCTGCGAAAGGCTCGGCTGCTTGCCACGGGACGAGCCGTACGGGGATGCCACTGATAACCACCTTCGATCAACACGACCCAGTCTAGCTATTTCACTGATCAATGCACCCCGTGCCATGCTGAGGCGACGTCCAACCCCCCTCACGGAAGCCCCCACGAAGGGCTTCCGTCATTGCAAGGAGAGCGCGTGCTCACTGTCGGTGACCAGTTCCCCACCTACGACCTGACCGCCTGCGTGTCGCTGGAGAGCGGCAAGGAGTTCGAGCAGATCGACCACAAGACCTACGAGGGCAAGTGGCGCGTGGTGTTCTTCTGGCCGAAGGACTTCACCTTCGTCTGCCCCACAGAGATCGCCGCCTTCGGCAAGCTGAACGACGAGTTCGCGGACCGCGACGCGCAGATCCTCGGCGTCTCCGGCGACTCCGAGTTCGTGCACCACGCCTGGCGCAAGGACCACGCCGACCTGCGTGACCTGCCCTTCCCGATGCTCGCCGACTCCAAGCACGAGCTCATGCGCGACTGCGGCGTCGAGGGCGAGGACGGCTTCGCCCAGCGTGCCGTGTTCATCGTGGACCCGAACAACGAGATCCAGTTCACCATGGTGACCGCCGGCTCCGTGGGCCGTAACCCCAAGGAGGTCCTGCGGGTCCTGGACGCCCTGCAGACCGACGAGCTGTGCCCGTGCAACTGGAACAAGGGCGAGACCACCCTCGACGCGGCCACGCTTCTGTCGGGCGAGTGATCTGACGTGGCTCTCGACGAACTCAAGTCCGCCCTGCCGGACTTCGCCAAGGACCTGAAGCTGAACCTCGGTTCGGTGATCGGCAACAGCGAGCTCCCGCAGCAGCAGCTCTGGGGAACGGTCCTGGCCTGCGCGATCGCCTCACGCTCGCCGAAGGTCCTCGCCGAGCTGGAGCCGGAGGCCAGGTCCAACCTCAAGCCCGAGGCGTACACGGCGGCCAAGTCCGCCGCCGCGATCATGGCGATGAACAACGTCTTCTACCGGACCCGGCACCTGCTGTCGGACCCCGAGTACGGGACGATGCGTGCCGGGCTCCGGATGAACGTCATCGGCAACCCGGGCGTGGAGAAGGTCGACTTCGAGCTGTGGTCGCTCGCCGTCTCGGCGATCAACGGCTGCGGCCAGTGCCTGGACTCGCACGAGCAGGTGCTGCGCAAGGCCGGCGTGGACCGCGAGACGATCCAGGAGGCGGTCAAGATCGCCTCGGTGATCCAGGCGGTCGGCGTGACGCTGGACGCGGAAGCGCTGCTCGTCGAGTAGCACCGCAGGACGGACGGGCCCCGGGGTGCTTGGTTTCCAGGGGTCGTCGCAACACCACTTGGTTCTGGGTGGTGAGCAGATCACGCAGACGCTCGGCCGGGGTATCCCGGCCGAGCGTCTCGCGTGGACGGCCGCCGGAGGTGCCCGGGGGCTTTCACGGCTTCTTCAGCTCGGCCATCAGGGTCCGCAGGTCCTGGGCGAGCAGGGCGTCGACACCCGAGAGGTCGACCTTCCGGGTCCGCGGCACGGCCTCGTTCGTCTCCCTGTCCCAGACCTGCCGGAGCTGGAGGGATATCTCGGCCTCCGCGTACCCGTCGAGCACTCGCATCCAGGCGCCGGACTGCTCCTCCTCCAGCTGGAAGAACGCCTGCTCGCCGAGGCCCTGGACCGGCTCGGCCTCGAAGTCCGGGTCTCCGAAGAGGGCGGCGAACTCGGGTCCGGGGTCGGTCACCCTGTGCAGGTCGAAGGAGACGTTGACGCCGTATCCGGTGTCCGGGGACCCCAGCGTGCCCGAGCAGGTGTACCGGTCCAGGGCGGGGTTCTCCCGCCCGGACCCCGTGTGGTCCACCGCGAGCGGGCCGAGCTCGGCCGCGAGCGCCTTCAGCCGCACCTTGGCACAGAGGTCCTCGACACGGTGGTACCCGCCGAGGTCGGGGCCGCGGCCCGCCTCGTGTCGCTGGTACGCGTAGAGACCGGCGGCCCAGACCGCCGAGGCCACGACGGCACCACCGAGCGCCCACAGCCAGGGGCGCCCGGGCGCCGGGCGTTCCGGTGGTCCGGGCGGTCCGAGGTCGAGGAGTGTCGTGGGCGGCCCGGCCCCGGGGAATCCGGCCCCGCCCGTCAGCTCCGGTTCGGAGATCACAGCCGGCTCCGGTCGGGCGACCCCGGCGCCTGGGTCGGGGCGATCTCGTACGCGGTCGCCCCGCGCGGCTCGGGCGTCGACAACAGCGCCTGTTCGTGGCTGTAGGCGCGGAGGTAGCCGACCACCGTGTTGGTGACCGCGACCAGCGGCACCGCCACCACCGCGCCGCCGATGCCCGCGGTCAGTCCGCCGGCCGCGACCGCGAGCACCACGGCCAGCGGGTGGACCCGTACCGCCCGGCCCAGGATGAACGGCTGGAGCACATGGCCCTCGATCTGCTGCACGGCCAGCACCACGACGAGCACCATCAGCGCGGTGAACACCCCGTTGGTGACGAGGGCGACGACGACCGCGAGCGCGCCGGAGATGACGGCGCCGACCAGCGGGATGAACGCGAACAGGAAGATGAAGACGGCGAGCGGGACGGCCATCGGCACGTCCAGGAAGTACAGGCCGAGACCGATGAAGACGGCGTCGATCAGGGCGACGAGCACCGTGCCGCGCACATAGGCGGTCAGCGTCCGCCAGGCGCGGGGTCCCGCCCCGGCGACGCCCGGCCGCGCCTGCGCGGGCACCAGACTCAGCGTCCAGTTCCACACCCTCTTCCCGTCGTACAGCAGGAAGAGGGTGGAGAACATCGCGAGGAGGATGCCGGTCATCGCCTCGACGACCACGGTCACGCCCTGGAGTCCGGCCGAGGTGATCTGCTCGGTGTTCGCGCCGATGGTGTCGCTGAGGTTCTCGGCGATGTCGTTGATCTGCTGTTCGGTCACGTGGAACGGGCTGTCGAGGAGCCAGCGTTTGAGCTCTTCGATGCCGTCCCGGACCCGGTCGGAGAGGTTGTCGATGTTGTCCATGACCTGCCAGACCACGAACCAGCCGACCAGCCCCATGATCACGAAGCCGGAGACGGCCGTGACCGCGGTGGCGAGCCCGCGGGGCAGTCCGCTCTTCCGCAGCCGGGCCACGGTGGGCTGGAGCAACGCGGTGATGAGCAGAGCCGCGACGAAGGCGAGCACGACCAGCTGTACCGAGCTGATCACCTTCATCAGCACCCAGACGGTGCCGGCCAGGACGAGCAGCCGCCAGCCCGCCTCGGCCGCGACCCGCATGCCCCAGGGAATGGCGTCGATCGGCTCGGGCCGGGCGGCGACGGCCGGGGCGTAGTCGGGCGGGGCGGGCACGGCGGTCCGGTCGACGGTGCCCGGGGCGCGTCGGCCGGGCCAGCGGCCGGCGGCCTCCTCGTCGGACCGGGGCGCGCCCGCGTCGAGGGGGCTCCCGGCGTCCGGCGTGTCCCCGGAGCCCGGAGCACCGGGGGCACTCTCGACGCCCGGCGGCCCGGCCGGTGCGGTCGCACCGCGGCGGGGGTCTGCGAGAAGGGCTCCGGACGTCGCGTCGGCGCCCGTGCCGGGCGGGTCGTACAGGGCGCCGGGCCCGGGCTCCGGAAGGTCGGGGGGCGTGCCGAAACCGTCGCGCGCCTCGGCCTCGGCGCGACGCTCCTCCAGGCGTTCGCCCATGTGGCTCAGCCCGGCACCGATCCGGTTCAGCCATCCTGGCAGTCTCGACATCCTCTTCCCTCTCCCCCGCTGTCACTCCCCGAGCGCCGGTGGGCGTCCTGAACCTACACGCGTGGAGCCTCCCACCGTAGGACGGTGGGAGGCTCCACGAAGTTGAGCGTGCCGGGGGTCGCCACGCGGCGAGCGCCGCAGGGCGCGGGACGAGGCCGAGGACTCGCCCGGTCCGGCGGGCCGGTCCCGCCGGGCGGCGCCGCTTCAGCGGCGCCCTCTCCACGGGGCGGGCCTCGGCCGGGGCGGTACCCGTGCCTCGTCGGGCACGGGTACCGCGGCAAGCCCTAGTACCAGCGGTTGGCCGTCCAGAAGGACCAGGCACCACAGGGGCTGCCGTAGCGGCTGTTCATGTAGTTCAGCCCCCACTTGATCTGGGTGGCCGGGTTGGTCTGCCAGTCGGCGCCGGCCGACGACATCTTCGTACCCGGCAGGGCCTGGACGAGACCGTAGGCGCCCGAGGAGGCGTTGACCGCGCGGTAGTTCCAGCCGGACTCGTGGTCCACGATGTTGCTGAAGCACTGGAACTGCGCGGCGGGGACCATCTGGCGGGCGATCGCCTTCACCTCGGCGATGCTGTAGGAGCCCTGGGCGGAGAAGCTCGACGCGTCGCGCACAGCGGAGCGGTTGGCGCGCTCGGCGGCCTCCTTGCGCTCCTCCTCGGCCTTGTCGGCCGCCTTCTTCCTCGCCTGGGCGTCCTTGGCTGCCTGGAGGCGGGCGGCTTCCTCGGCGGACTTCTTCGCGGCGGTGTCCGCGGCGGCGGCCTGCACGTCCGCCTGCTCGGCGAGCGAGGAGACCTGCACCTGGGCCTGCCGGCCGGCGGGAATGTCCGCGAGCAGCGTGGTGTCGGCCGCGGTGGCCTCGAAGTTGTCGTCCACGGGCTGGGTGTTGCCCGAGGCAACACCGACGACGGCGCCGACAGTGGTGACCGCAGTGGCCGAAGCCACCGCGAATCCCCGGACCGAGATCCGGCTCACACGGTTTCCTTCCAGCATCGCCCACACCGGTGACCAAGCGGGCGAAATCGTGCCCCTTGCGCTGGTCTCCGATACTGCTGGGTCACAGAAGACACGGGCCCGTGATGCTGTGGGCGGCATACGGCGAACAGTTGTTGAGTTGTGTGGTGCCACACCCCGGAGGGTGCACGTGTGCCGTATGCGGGGCCTGACGGAAGCAAGACTCTGCCGGACGGCGACGCCGCAAGGCAATTCCACGTTGCGTGTGAAAGCTCACACCCCTCCGGTCCCCCGACATTTGGCCGATAGGGCGGACAGCGCGGCGCCGCCCGGCTAAGCTCCTCCGCTTCGCCGGGCGGCGCCAACTCACGTACGGCTACGAGAGTGTACGAATCCGTCTCTTCGGTTCAGATCTGCCCGTCCTCCAGCATTTCGGTCACGAGTGCCGCGATCTGCGAACGCTCGGAGCGGGTGAGCGTGACGTGGGCGAAGAGCGGATGCCCCTTCAACTTCTCCACCACGGCGACGACTCCGTCGTACCGGCCGACCCGGAGGTTGTCGCGCTGGGCCACGTCATGGGTCAGCACCACGCGCGAATTCGACCCGATCCGGGACAGAACGGTCAGCAGGACGTTCCGTTCCAGTGACTGCGCCTCGTCGACGATGACGAAGGCGTCGTGCAGGGAGCGGCCCCGGATGTGGGTGAGCGGCAGGACCTCCAGCATCCCGCGGCCCAGGACCTCCTCGATGACCTCCCGGCCCGCCACCGAGGAGAGGGTGTCGAAGACCGCCTGGGCCCACGGGCTCATCTTCTCGGCCTCGCTGCCCGGGAGGTACCCGAGCTCCTGGCCGCCGACCGCGTACAGCGGACGGAACACCATCACCTTCTGGTGCTGCCGGCGCTCCAGGACCGCTTCCAGGCCCGCGCAGAGCGCCAACGCCGACTTGCCGGTACCGGCCCGGCCGCCCATCGAGACGATCCCGACGTCCGGATCGAGCAGCAGGTCGAGCGCGATCCGCTGCTCGGCGCTGCGCCCGCGGATCCCGAACACCTCCCGGTCGCCGCGCACCAGCCGGATGTTGCCGTCGGGGGTGACCCGGCCGAGCGCCTTGCCCCGCTCGGACTGGAGGACCAGCCCGGTGTGTACCGGAAGGTCCGCGGCCTCCGGGACGTACAGCCTCTCCTGGTCGTAGAGGATGTCCACCTGATCGGCGGAGAGCCCCAGCTCCGACATGCCGGTCCAGCCCGAGTCGGTGATGGCGAGCTCGGCGCGGTACTCCTCCGCGAGGAGGCCCACCGAGGACGCCTTGATCCGCAGCGGCAGGTCCTTGGAGACGACCGTGACGTCGAAACCCTCGGCCTGCAGGTTGCGGGCGACCGCCAGGATCCGTGAGTCGTTGTCCCCCAGCCGGTAGCCGGCCGGGAGGACACCGGGGTCCGAATGGTTCAGCTCGACCCGCAGCGTGCCGCCCAGCTCCCCGATGGGGAGCGGGGCGTCCAGCCGCCCGTACCGGACCCGGAAGTCGTCCAGGAGGCGCAGCGCCGCCCGGGCGAAGTAGCCGAGCTCGGGGTGGTGCCGTTTGGCCTCCAACTCGGTGACCACGACGATCGGGAGCACGACCTCGTGCTCCTCGAAGCGGGACACGGCATTGGGGTCGGCCAGCAGCACGCTGGTGTCGAGAACATAGGTGCGCCTGTCGGACAAGCGGCGCTTCGTACTGGTCACCACGGAAGGACAGACCCCCTTTGACGACCCCTGTGAGGTCGGGGCGCGACAGAACCGGCGTCGCTGCGGGATGGGACCGGGCTCTGGCCACGACGCGCGGGCCGAGCTCCGGCCCTCCGCGTCGTCCGTACACGTCCTGCACGGTCGTCCTGGTGCAACGGGCCTCCCGGGTGGCGGTCTCCGTGCCGCTCACTCTGGAAGGGGTATTCCCTCGAACGCCCGCCGCCATGCGCAGGCATATGACGACGCGTTCATGAACGCCCGGTGACCCGCCCCGGTCCGCCGCCGGGTGATCCGGTGACGCGGCCGTCAGGAGCCGTAGCGCCGGTGGCGGGCCGCGTAGTCGCGCAGGGCCCGCAGGAAGTCGACCTTGCGGAAGGCGGGCCAGTGCACTTCACAGAAGTAGTACTCGGAATGGGCGCTCTGCCACAGCATGAAACCGGACAGTCGCTGCTCGCCGCTGGTGCGGATCACCAGATCCGGGTCGGGCTGACCGCGCGTGTAGAGGTGCTCGGAGATGTGCTCGACGTCCACGGTCTCGGCGAGCTCCTCGAAGCTCGTCCCCTTCTCCGCGTGCTCCAGGAGCAGCGAGCGGACCGCGTCGGCGATCTCCTGCCGGCCGCCGTAGCCCACCGCGACGTTGACGAGTATCCCCGTGTTGTCGTGGGTGGCCTGCTCGGCCTCCTTCAGGACCGACTGGGTCCTGGCCGGCAGCAGGTCGAGCGTGCCGACGTGGTGCACCCGCCAGCGGCCGTCGGACGCCAGCGAGCGGACGGCGTTCTCGATGATGCCGAGCAGCGGGACCAGCTGCTCCTCGGGCCGGTTCAGGTTGTCCGTGGAGAGCATCCAGAGTGTGACGACCTCGACGTCGGTCTCGGCACACCAGCCGAGCAACTCCCGGATCTTGTCCGCACCCGCCTTGTGGCCCTGCTCGGGGGTCCCGCCGGACGCCTTGGCCCAGCGCCTGTTGCCGTCGAGGATGACACCGATGTGCTTGGGCACCTGGGCGTGATCGAGGCGGCCCTCCACCCGGCGTGCGTAGAGCCCGTACACCAGGTCGCGCAGGTTCACTGTTCTTAACCCCTCCATGCCGCAGTGGTCCCCGAAGCCGCCACATTACTGCGCACGGGTCAATCGCTCCCAGCCCGGGACTGTCACAAGTCCGTGATAAGCAGAGATACGTGACTGATTCCTCCCCGTACCGCGCCTCCGCGGACCGCTACGACTCCATGGAGTATCGGCGTGCCGGCCGCAGCGGGCTCAAACTCCCCGCCGTCTCGCTCGGCCTGTGGCACAACTTCGGCGACGACCGCACGCTCGACTCGCAGCGCGCGATCCTGCGCCGCGCCTTCGACCTGGGCGTGACCCACTTCGACCTGGCGAACAACTACGGGCCGCCGCCCGGCTCCGCCGAGCTGAACTTCGGCAAGGTCTTCGCCCAGGACTTCGCGCCCTACCGGGACGAGCTGGTCGTCTCGACGAAGGCCGGCTATCTGATGCACCCCGGGCCCTACGGCGAGTGGGGCTCCCGCAAGTACCTGATGTCCTCGCTCGACGCCTCCCTGAAGCGTATGGGGCTCGACCACGTCGACATCTTCTACTCGCAGTGCGGCTAGAAGCCGCACAATCAAGGGCCTGCCCGGAAGGAGATAAGGGCAGGCCGGTCCTGTGACCAACGGACCGTCCCCCGCTCGGCATGCATCAGGAGTAATCCTTTTGCGTGAAGCCCGAGTACGCGATCAAAGGCTGACGCGTCCACTGCGTCGGTACGGGTCCGGGGGAAGTTCGGACGGGTGAACGAAAGTGAATCGTCGCCGAGGTCTCGTGAAGAACGAACCGCCCTAGTGGGAAGTAATCGGGCGGAAAAGGAGCAGAGGGTGAGACTCCCTCACACGATCCGCCAAGCCGGC encodes:
- a CDS encoding hydrogen peroxide-inducible genes activator — encoded protein: MASPYGSSRGKQPSLSQLRAFAAVADHLHFRDAAAAIGMSQPALSGAVSALEEALGVQLLERTTRRVLLSPAGERLAVRARAVLDAVAELMEEAEAAQAPFTGVLRLGVIPTVAPYLLPTVLRLVHRRYPELDLQVHEEQTSSLLEGLAAGRLDLLLLAVPLGVPGVTELPLFDEDFVLVTPEGHPLAGRDDLPRTALKELRLLLLDEGHCLRDQALDICREAGRTEGAPVTTTAAGLSTLVQLVAGGLGVTLLPRTAVRVETARNAALFTGSFLDPAPSRRVALAMRTGAARHGEFEELAEALRGALRRLPVRVVGAGT
- a CDS encoding peroxiredoxin, encoding MLTVGDQFPTYDLTACVSLESGKEFEQIDHKTYEGKWRVVFFWPKDFTFVCPTEIAAFGKLNDEFADRDAQILGVSGDSEFVHHAWRKDHADLRDLPFPMLADSKHELMRDCGVEGEDGFAQRAVFIVDPNNEIQFTMVTAGSVGRNPKEVLRVLDALQTDELCPCNWNKGETTLDAATLLSGE
- a CDS encoding alkyl hydroperoxide reductase produces the protein MALDELKSALPDFAKDLKLNLGSVIGNSELPQQQLWGTVLACAIASRSPKVLAELEPEARSNLKPEAYTAAKSAAAIMAMNNVFYRTRHLLSDPEYGTMRAGLRMNVIGNPGVEKVDFELWSLAVSAINGCGQCLDSHEQVLRKAGVDRETIQEAVKIASVIQAVGVTLDAEALLVE
- a CDS encoding AI-2E family transporter, encoding MSRLPGWLNRIGAGLSHMGERLEERRAEAEARDGFGTPPDLPEPGPGALYDPPGTGADATSGALLADPRRGATAPAGPPGVESAPGAPGSGDTPDAGSPLDAGAPRSDEEAAGRWPGRRAPGTVDRTAVPAPPDYAPAVAARPEPIDAIPWGMRVAAEAGWRLLVLAGTVWVLMKVISSVQLVVLAFVAALLITALLQPTVARLRKSGLPRGLATAVTAVSGFVIMGLVGWFVVWQVMDNIDNLSDRVRDGIEELKRWLLDSPFHVTEQQINDIAENLSDTIGANTEQITSAGLQGVTVVVEAMTGILLAMFSTLFLLYDGKRVWNWTLSLVPAQARPGVAGAGPRAWRTLTAYVRGTVLVALIDAVFIGLGLYFLDVPMAVPLAVFIFLFAFIPLVGAVISGALAVVVALVTNGVFTALMVLVVVLAVQQIEGHVLQPFILGRAVRVHPLAVVLAVAAGGLTAGIGGAVVAVPLVAVTNTVVGYLRAYSHEQALLSTPEPRGATAYEIAPTQAPGSPDRSRL
- a CDS encoding transglycosylase SLT domain-containing protein, which gives rise to MSRISVRGFAVASATAVTTVGAVVGVASGNTQPVDDNFEATAADTTLLADIPAGRQAQVQVSSLAEQADVQAAAADTAAKKSAEEAARLQAAKDAQARKKAADKAEEERKEAAERANRSAVRDASSFSAQGSYSIAEVKAIARQMVPAAQFQCFSNIVDHESGWNYRAVNASSGAYGLVQALPGTKMSSAGADWQTNPATQIKWGLNYMNSRYGSPCGAWSFWTANRWY
- a CDS encoding PhoH family protein is translated as MVTSTKRRLSDRRTYVLDTSVLLADPNAVSRFEEHEVVLPIVVVTELEAKRHHPELGYFARAALRLLDDFRVRYGRLDAPLPIGELGGTLRVELNHSDPGVLPAGYRLGDNDSRILAVARNLQAEGFDVTVVSKDLPLRIKASSVGLLAEEYRAELAITDSGWTGMSELGLSADQVDILYDQERLYVPEAADLPVHTGLVLQSERGKALGRVTPDGNIRLVRGDREVFGIRGRSAEQRIALDLLLDPDVGIVSMGGRAGTGKSALALCAGLEAVLERRQHQKVMVFRPLYAVGGQELGYLPGSEAEKMSPWAQAVFDTLSSVAGREVIEEVLGRGMLEVLPLTHIRGRSLHDAFVIVDEAQSLERNVLLTVLSRIGSNSRVVLTHDVAQRDNLRVGRYDGVVAVVEKLKGHPLFAHVTLTRSERSQIAALVTEMLEDGQI
- a CDS encoding isoprenyl transferase, with amino-acid sequence MNLRDLVYGLYARRVEGRLDHAQVPKHIGVILDGNRRWAKASGGTPEQGHKAGADKIRELLGWCAETDVEVVTLWMLSTDNLNRPEEQLVPLLGIIENAVRSLASDGRWRVHHVGTLDLLPARTQSVLKEAEQATHDNTGILVNVAVGYGGRQEIADAVRSLLLEHAEKGTSFEELAETVDVEHISEHLYTRGQPDPDLVIRTSGEQRLSGFMLWQSAHSEYYFCEVHWPAFRKVDFLRALRDYAARHRRYGS